One Alicyclobacillus acidoterrestris DNA window includes the following coding sequences:
- a CDS encoding LysE family translocator: MIHLMMTACVLGFVYSAAPGAVNTEALRRGLQRGFVPAFLVQLGALLGDLVWAMIGLTGVALVFHFLTVQIILEIAGVAFLLRMAWLSFLDARKPLDFSVNQNTTEHRDFMTGIIFSLANPFGIAFWGGIGGGFAGHIAGMSLIDKLLFLFLGFSVGAFAWCIGISALVAWSRKFIGDKVLRGIFTVSSLAMAYFALEMLWTFVHSTFYPLFSHRLRVKSS; the protein is encoded by the coding sequence GTTCTTGGCTTTGTCTACAGTGCTGCCCCAGGAGCAGTGAACACTGAAGCATTACGCAGGGGATTACAGAGAGGTTTTGTCCCTGCATTTTTGGTGCAACTTGGAGCTCTCTTGGGGGATTTGGTGTGGGCCATGATTGGTTTGACAGGCGTTGCTCTTGTATTTCACTTTTTGACCGTACAAATCATTTTAGAAATTGCGGGCGTAGCTTTTCTACTTCGAATGGCGTGGCTGTCTTTTCTAGATGCGCGCAAGCCACTGGATTTCAGTGTGAATCAAAATACGACGGAACATCGGGATTTCATGACAGGCATTATTTTTTCATTAGCGAATCCGTTTGGTATCGCGTTTTGGGGTGGTATCGGTGGAGGATTCGCTGGTCATATCGCGGGCATGTCACTAATTGATAAACTGTTGTTCTTGTTCCTCGGCTTTTCTGTTGGAGCATTTGCTTGGTGCATCGGTATTTCGGCTTTGGTCGCATGGTCACGCAAATTCATCGGCGACAAGGTGCTTCGTGGAATCTTTACAGTGTCGAGCTTGGCAATGGCGTATTTCGCCCTGGAAATGTTATGGACGTTCGTGCACAGTACATTTTACCCTCTGTTTTCTCATCGTTTGCGTGTTAAATCCAGTTGA
- a CDS encoding terpene cyclase/mutase family protein, translating into MIEQVRQAVDKLVRRLENDQAMDGSWRYCCESGPMTDAYMILLLRALGLADNDVIQPLSSRILSLQNHHGAWSLFHDEPGWGNLSATVESYYALLSAGHDTTDDEPLEQARHFIRQHGGLAQIGTSTRAMLACTGQLPWKHYKVPLIWTLLPKWFPVNFFDFVGYARGHIAPVLIAAHCGTPATSPYLPDLSASLLQPTRKENRTHKQAQLRKSPLSVKTWSLQRLEHFVLKHIEQDGTLMSYASATFFMIYALLGMGYPKHHPTIVQAIEGLKSFIYPLSNGAHLQNMTSTVWDTALLSYAIQTIPQIDTTTMVRKAQTYLLVRQHHQTRDIEPPDARSDGGGWGFSDVNTLIPDVDDTTAALRAITHSAKTSSSVQCAWRRGLNWVLSMQNSDGGWPAFERNKNKRIVSNLAIDGAKATLTDPSCPDLTGRTLEFLCNDAGYTQKDKVVQRAVNWLLKHQEVDGSWYGRWGICFIYGTWAALTGLLAAGLDASHPSIRRAVAWLHDIQNADGGWGESCLSDTRHTYVPLGRSTLSQTAWATDALITASSHTMPAIEHGIRFLSTEILAMGKDQSDWTTSYPTGGELPGGFYIHFHSYNTIWPLLTFGHYLQKFQTADEP; encoded by the coding sequence ATGATAGAACAGGTGAGGCAAGCGGTTGACAAATTGGTGCGTCGATTGGAGAACGATCAGGCCATGGACGGATCGTGGAGATACTGCTGCGAAAGTGGACCGATGACAGACGCCTACATGATACTACTCCTTCGCGCTTTGGGACTTGCTGACAACGACGTGATACAACCCCTGTCCTCCCGAATTTTGAGCCTCCAAAATCACCATGGTGCCTGGTCATTGTTTCATGACGAGCCGGGATGGGGAAATTTATCTGCAACAGTCGAATCATACTACGCATTACTTTCAGCTGGCCATGACACGACAGATGACGAACCACTCGAACAAGCCAGGCACTTCATACGTCAACATGGCGGATTGGCGCAAATTGGGACATCTACTAGAGCAATGTTAGCATGTACGGGTCAACTTCCATGGAAACACTATAAGGTCCCCTTAATCTGGACATTGCTGCCAAAGTGGTTTCCCGTGAACTTCTTTGACTTCGTCGGTTACGCACGTGGTCATATCGCGCCAGTTCTCATTGCTGCGCATTGCGGAACGCCTGCCACATCGCCCTATTTACCGGATTTAAGCGCCTCACTGCTGCAACCCACACGGAAAGAGAACCGGACACACAAACAAGCCCAACTTCGAAAAAGCCCTCTATCCGTCAAAACTTGGTCTCTACAGAGGTTAGAACATTTTGTATTGAAACACATAGAGCAAGACGGAACACTGATGAGCTACGCAAGTGCTACATTCTTTATGATTTATGCGCTACTTGGCATGGGATATCCGAAGCATCATCCAACAATTGTTCAGGCCATCGAAGGATTAAAATCGTTCATCTATCCACTCTCGAATGGGGCCCATTTACAAAATATGACCTCCACGGTGTGGGACACGGCGTTGCTGAGCTATGCCATACAAACGATTCCCCAGATTGACACGACCACAATGGTGCGTAAAGCGCAAACCTATTTACTCGTGCGCCAGCACCATCAAACCCGGGATATAGAACCTCCAGACGCAAGGAGTGACGGTGGGGGCTGGGGGTTTTCTGACGTCAATACACTCATTCCGGATGTCGATGATACAACGGCAGCGTTACGTGCAATCACCCACTCGGCGAAAACAAGTTCCAGTGTCCAATGCGCTTGGAGGCGGGGGTTAAACTGGGTTTTGTCTATGCAGAATTCGGATGGCGGCTGGCCTGCATTTGAACGGAATAAAAACAAACGTATCGTATCCAATTTGGCCATAGATGGGGCGAAGGCTACACTCACGGACCCGTCATGTCCCGATTTAACCGGCAGAACCCTCGAATTTCTTTGCAATGATGCGGGATATACCCAAAAAGACAAGGTTGTGCAGAGAGCCGTCAATTGGTTGCTAAAACATCAGGAAGTTGACGGATCGTGGTATGGGCGATGGGGAATTTGTTTCATTTATGGGACGTGGGCCGCGCTGACGGGGCTCTTGGCGGCTGGGCTAGACGCGAGTCACCCCTCCATTCGTCGCGCGGTAGCTTGGCTCCATGATATCCAAAACGCGGACGGGGGCTGGGGAGAATCTTGCTTGAGCGATACAAGGCATACCTACGTACCACTCGGCAGAAGCACCTTATCGCAAACCGCTTGGGCAACGGACGCGTTAATCACAGCCTCTTCCCACACCATGCCCGCGATTGAGCATGGCATTCGATTCTTGTCTACGGAAATCTTGGCTATGGGAAAGGACCAATCCGATTGGACCACCTCCTACCCGACAGGCGGAGAACTTCCAGGTGGATTCTATATTCATTTTCACAGCTACAACACGATATGGCCTCTTTTAACATTCGGCCATTACCTACAAAAGTTTCAGACTGCCGACGAGCCTTGA
- a CDS encoding MFS transporter has product MSAQQAISPGAMNSSRNSGLVLTCVCACTILVVGLVAAINLAVPMLAASRLHPSSSELLWIVDAYVIVFACLVIPGGAAGDRFGRKGVLMGGLVTFAVGAAISATSANVPILLLGRAITGVGAALVLPNCVGVLVHATAPERRGRALAIWGVTSGLGGLVGNIAGGALLTSGSWRVLFAAIVPIALLCALFVALAVRRSCHSPRNLDPAGTALLVATTIALLIGIIEGPERGWGSAVVIVAFAASAVLGAVWIATELRAHHPLLDPRLFRIPLLSSASLGMLVLFFGSFGLFYLNASLLQYGRGYSVLQAGIAIVPMTLPMVIGTRWIPSLVRRIGIPVTLFAAFVFIGIGLFGLASAVHQPYFIYAMWLVVIGVGLTLALPCLTAEITAALPPEQAGIAGGLQSATRELGSALGVAVVGTVMTASFIQHLPQNLKHDVPVPRTVAEAISTAPALHTGIIDAFTTGASTALRVASVITCIAGVFVVAVAIQANRGHRKQNTVAGSEVRNQ; this is encoded by the coding sequence ATGAGCGCTCAACAAGCGATATCCCCAGGTGCTATGAACTCGTCACGGAACTCGGGGCTTGTTCTGACGTGCGTATGTGCGTGCACCATCCTGGTCGTCGGCCTTGTCGCCGCCATCAACTTAGCGGTGCCGATGCTGGCAGCCAGTCGACTCCATCCAAGCTCATCGGAGCTGTTGTGGATAGTGGACGCGTATGTCATCGTGTTCGCTTGCCTGGTCATCCCAGGCGGCGCGGCTGGGGATAGGTTTGGGCGCAAAGGCGTCCTCATGGGCGGGCTCGTCACATTCGCCGTAGGCGCGGCCATCTCGGCCACCTCCGCGAACGTGCCCATCTTGCTCCTCGGTCGCGCAATCACTGGCGTCGGAGCGGCGCTCGTGCTTCCGAACTGTGTAGGGGTATTAGTTCATGCGACCGCACCTGAACGGCGTGGCCGCGCCCTGGCCATCTGGGGCGTGACGTCCGGCTTAGGCGGACTCGTGGGCAACATCGCCGGAGGGGCGCTCCTGACCAGCGGATCGTGGAGAGTCCTGTTCGCGGCCATCGTGCCGATTGCGCTGCTCTGCGCACTCTTTGTGGCACTCGCCGTACGACGCAGCTGTCACAGCCCTCGCAACCTCGATCCGGCCGGCACCGCCCTGCTCGTCGCGACAACCATTGCCCTCCTCATCGGCATCATTGAGGGACCCGAGCGCGGTTGGGGAAGCGCCGTCGTCATCGTCGCGTTCGCAGCCAGTGCCGTACTCGGTGCGGTGTGGATTGCCACTGAACTGCGAGCGCATCATCCCTTGCTGGATCCACGGCTGTTCCGCATACCTTTGCTCAGTAGCGCCAGCCTGGGAATGCTCGTGCTGTTCTTCGGCAGCTTCGGCCTGTTCTACCTGAACGCCTCGCTCCTACAATACGGCCGTGGCTACTCGGTCCTGCAAGCCGGAATTGCGATTGTCCCGATGACGTTACCTATGGTTATCGGCACGCGCTGGATTCCCAGCCTAGTGCGGCGTATTGGCATTCCCGTCACGCTGTTTGCAGCCTTCGTATTCATTGGCATCGGATTGTTCGGCCTGGCTTCCGCCGTGCACCAACCCTATTTCATCTACGCGATGTGGCTTGTCGTCATCGGTGTCGGGCTCACGCTCGCATTGCCGTGCTTGACCGCGGAAATCACGGCTGCACTGCCGCCTGAGCAAGCAGGTATCGCGGGAGGACTCCAATCCGCAACCCGGGAACTGGGCAGCGCTCTGGGCGTTGCAGTCGTTGGCACCGTGATGACCGCAAGTTTCATCCAGCACTTGCCACAGAATCTCAAACACGATGTGCCAGTACCACGCACAGTCGCCGAAGCCATCAGCACCGCGCCCGCGCTCCACACGGGTATTATTGACGCCTTCACCACTGGCGCCAGCACAGCGCTGCGGGTCGCAAGCGTCATCACCTGTATCGCAGGCGTCTTCGTCGTCGCGGTGGCCATCCAGGCGAACCGAGGCCACCGCAAACAGAACACAGTTGCAGGTTCGGAAGTTCGGAATCAATAG
- a CDS encoding TetR/AcrR family transcriptional regulator, producing MVEETWTRYTVSMYCEDMEMDMHMDKDREHGRGGRPRSEQARTAILHAVDDLLLEMGYAAVTMKGIAQRAGVSRQTVYRWWSHKAEILFEASVIDAQQELAVSPAADPLDDLTAYLEALIRFLAHSPAGAAYRALVGEAQHDAAVAKLLSSKDLLGDSARVVIERAIGEGNLPIPLDQATALLIGPTFFWILSGRNADHLVPRELAKDFIHDLQARLSH from the coding sequence GTGGTTGAGGAGACATGGACAAGGTATACGGTCTCCATGTATTGTGAAGACATGGAGATGGACATGCACATGGACAAGGATAGGGAACATGGTCGGGGTGGTCGTCCTCGAAGTGAGCAAGCGAGGACAGCGATTTTGCATGCGGTGGATGACCTGTTGTTGGAGATGGGCTACGCCGCCGTGACGATGAAGGGCATCGCACAGCGCGCTGGTGTATCCAGGCAGACCGTCTATCGGTGGTGGTCACATAAGGCGGAGATCTTGTTTGAGGCCAGTGTGATCGACGCACAGCAAGAACTCGCGGTGAGTCCCGCTGCGGATCCTTTAGATGACCTCACGGCATACTTGGAAGCGCTGATTCGTTTCCTCGCGCACTCACCGGCGGGTGCCGCTTATCGTGCGCTTGTCGGCGAAGCACAGCACGATGCTGCAGTAGCGAAACTGCTCTCTTCGAAAGATCTGCTAGGGGACAGCGCCAGGGTTGTGATAGAGCGTGCCATTGGCGAGGGGAATCTACCCATTCCACTCGATCAAGCCACCGCCCTGCTCATCGGACCAACCTTTTTCTGGATTCTCAGTGGACGCAATGCGGATCATCTTGTTCCACGGGAACTGGCCAAGGATTTCATCCACGACCTTCAAGCGCGACTGTCGCATTAA